A single window of Corythoichthys intestinalis isolate RoL2023-P3 chromosome 21, ASM3026506v1, whole genome shotgun sequence DNA harbors:
- the armc7 gene encoding armadillo repeat-containing protein 7 yields MWKKESDRFEYLQTLVTEFQDTDSDEAKEQVLANLANFAYDPRNIEHLKQLQVADLFLDMLTEENDNFVEFGIGGLCNLSMDPECRDLLLQSDAIPLVTNCLSSPREETVLSAIGALMNLVTPTSGQYVTDVAIVECMVRFSMCESPRLRNLAEVFLQDCCSDDQVSRARQDMMGRTQTALGIPLPKD; encoded by the exons atgtggaagaaggaatCTGATCGCTTCGAGTATTTACAAACACTCGTCACGGAGTTTCAGGACACCGACAGCGATG AGGCAAAGGAGCAAGTTCTGGCCAACTTGGCGAACTTTGCTTATGACCCGAGGAACATCGAGCACCTAAAGCAGCTTCAGGTCGCTGATCTCTTCCTAGACATGCTCACAGAGGAGAATGACAACTTTGTGGAGTTTGGAATAG GAGGGCTTTGCAACCTCAGCATGGACCCGGAATGTCGTGACCTCCTCCTCCAGAGCGATGCCATCCCCCTAGTAACAAATTGTTTGTCCAGTCCTCGGGAGGAGACTGTCCTCTCAGCCATCGGAGCCCTCATGAACCTGGTCACGCCGACGTCGGGCCAGTATGTCACGGATGTGGCTATAGTTGAGTGCATGGTGCGTTTCTCAATGTGCGAGAGCCCACGCTTGCGCAACCTTGCCGAGGTCTTTCTGCAGGATTGCTGCAGTGATGACCAAGTCTCCCGAGCCCGGCAGGACATGATGGGACGAACACAGACTGCGCTTGGTATCCCGCTGCCAAAAGACTGA
- the LOC130909514 gene encoding prolyl 4-hydroxylase subunit alpha-1-like isoform X4 — translation MEICCLLLILFGFSSAEDYYYTSIGQMTQLLYTEKDLLALLDKYIDAEQKKLDQMKRLAQKLANLSTFTVEDPKIVLGHPLNSFVFLKRLNRTWSELENLLFTDVSEEFVYNLRVRMKNFPDEVDQTGVAEALLRLQDTYKLDTDTLAKGDLPGTSRLLSTLTAEDCFFLSMVAYETLDFYHTVLWLSQALRQLEQGETPGTVNAVTILDYLSYSLYKQGDLERASEFTKQLLKIEPQNQRALDNLKYFDFHLEKQKTGQETPEPLKTGRATSNPVYERLCRGESLELTPRRQSRLFCRYHDNHGHPSLLIGPVKEEELWDQPRIVRYYDVANNDDTEIIKKLAKPRISDVPAGGATVFPRAGAVAWPIKGSAVFWYNLQLNGKGDYLTQHAACPVLVGSKWVANTWLHERGQEFRRRCGLQSSI, via the exons ATGGAAATTTGTTGCCTGCTGTTGATCCTCTTCGGCTTCTCCTCGGCTGAAGATTATTACTACACTTCCATAG GTCAAATGACACAGCTGCTCTACACAGAGAAGGACTTGTTGGCCTTGCTGGACAAATACATTGATGCTGAGCAGAAGAAACTGGACCAGATGAAGAG GCTGGCTCAGAAGCTGGCCAACCTCTCGACATTTACCGTTGAAGACCCCAAAATCGTCTTGGGCCATCCTTTGAACTCCTTTGTTTTTCTGAAGAGGCTAAACCGCACATGGAGTGAGCTGGAGAATTTATTGTTTACCGACGTGTCTGAAG AATTTGTTTACAATCTCAGAGTCAGGATGAAAAACTTCCCAGATGAGGTTGACCAGACAGGTGTGGCCGAAGCCCTTCTGAGGCTGCAGGACACGTACAAGCTAGACACCGACACACTCGCCAAAGGGGACCTTCCTG GAACTTCCAGACTCCTCAGCACCCTTACTGCAGAAGACTGCTTCTTCCTGAGCATGGTGGCGTATGAGACGCTTGACTTCTACCACACAGTTCTGTGGCTATCCCAGGCTCTCCGGCAGCTGGAACAGGGCGAGACGCCCGGAACTGTGAATGCTGTCACAATCCTGGACTACCTCAGCTACTCCCTCTACAAGCAAGGAGATCTGGAGCGGGCCTCCGAGTTCACCAAGCAGCTGCTGAAGATTG agCCCCAAAACCAGCGAGCCCTTGATAACCTCAAGTACTTTGATTTCCACCTGGAAAAACAAAAGACAGGCCAGGAAACTCCAGAACCCCTCAAGACAGGACGAGCTACTTCCAACCCTGTGTATGAGCGGCTGTGTCGCGGCGAGAGCTTAGAGTTG ACACCAAGAAGACAGAGCAGACTCTTCTGTCGTTACCATGACAACCACGGCCATCCCAGCCTCCTGATAGGTCCTGTGAAAGAGGAAGAGTTGTGGGACCAACCCCGCATTGTCCGCTACTACGACGTGGCGAACAATGACGACACTGAAATAATCAAAAAGTTGGCCAAACCGAGA ATAAGTGATGTACCTGCAGGGGGTGCTACTGTTTTCCCCAGAGCGGGCGCTGTTGCATGGCCCATAAAG GGTTCGGCCGTGTTCTGGTACAATCTTCAACTAAATGGAAAGGGAGATTATCTGACCCAACACGCTGCCTGTCCTGTCCTGGTGGGGAGCAAATGGG TGGCTAACACATGGCTGCACGAGCGAGGACAGGAGTTCAGAAGACGCTGTGGTCTGCAAAGTTCCATCTGA
- the LOC130909514 gene encoding prolyl 4-hydroxylase subunit alpha-1-like isoform X3 has protein sequence MEICCLLLILFGFSSAEDYYYTSIGQMTQLLYTEKDLLALLDKYIDAEQKKLDQMKRLAQKLANLSTFTVEDPKIVLGHPLNSFVFLKRLNRTWSELENLLFTDVSEEFVYNLRVRMKNFPDEVDQTGVAEALLRLQDTYKLDTDTLAKGDLPGTSRLLSTLTAEDCFFLSMVAYETLDFYHTVLWLSQALRQLEQGETPGTVNAVTILDYLSYSLYKQGDLERASEFTKQLLKIEPQNQRALDNLKYFDFHLEKQKTGQETPEPLKTGRATSNPVYERLCRGESLELTPRRQSRLFCRYHDNHGHPSLLIGPVKEEELWDQPRIVRYYDVANNDDTEIIKKLAKPRVANYGVGGQYEPHIDFVEDHVPEPYKELGTGNRIATWLLYISDVPAGGATVFPRAGAVAWPIKGSAVFWYNLQLNGKGDYLTQHAACPVLVGSKWVANTWLHERGQEFRRRCGLQSSI, from the exons ATGGAAATTTGTTGCCTGCTGTTGATCCTCTTCGGCTTCTCCTCGGCTGAAGATTATTACTACACTTCCATAG GTCAAATGACACAGCTGCTCTACACAGAGAAGGACTTGTTGGCCTTGCTGGACAAATACATTGATGCTGAGCAGAAGAAACTGGACCAGATGAAGAG GCTGGCTCAGAAGCTGGCCAACCTCTCGACATTTACCGTTGAAGACCCCAAAATCGTCTTGGGCCATCCTTTGAACTCCTTTGTTTTTCTGAAGAGGCTAAACCGCACATGGAGTGAGCTGGAGAATTTATTGTTTACCGACGTGTCTGAAG AATTTGTTTACAATCTCAGAGTCAGGATGAAAAACTTCCCAGATGAGGTTGACCAGACAGGTGTGGCCGAAGCCCTTCTGAGGCTGCAGGACACGTACAAGCTAGACACCGACACACTCGCCAAAGGGGACCTTCCTG GAACTTCCAGACTCCTCAGCACCCTTACTGCAGAAGACTGCTTCTTCCTGAGCATGGTGGCGTATGAGACGCTTGACTTCTACCACACAGTTCTGTGGCTATCCCAGGCTCTCCGGCAGCTGGAACAGGGCGAGACGCCCGGAACTGTGAATGCTGTCACAATCCTGGACTACCTCAGCTACTCCCTCTACAAGCAAGGAGATCTGGAGCGGGCCTCCGAGTTCACCAAGCAGCTGCTGAAGATTG agCCCCAAAACCAGCGAGCCCTTGATAACCTCAAGTACTTTGATTTCCACCTGGAAAAACAAAAGACAGGCCAGGAAACTCCAGAACCCCTCAAGACAGGACGAGCTACTTCCAACCCTGTGTATGAGCGGCTGTGTCGCGGCGAGAGCTTAGAGTTG ACACCAAGAAGACAGAGCAGACTCTTCTGTCGTTACCATGACAACCACGGCCATCCCAGCCTCCTGATAGGTCCTGTGAAAGAGGAAGAGTTGTGGGACCAACCCCGCATTGTCCGCTACTACGACGTGGCGAACAATGACGACACTGAAATAATCAAAAAGTTGGCCAAACCGAGA GTGGCCAACTATGGAGTCGGGGGACAGTACGAACCACATATAGACTTTGTAGAG GATCATGTTCCAGAACCGTACAAAGAATTGGGCACAGGAAACCGCATTGCCACCTGGCTGCTTTAC ATAAGTGATGTACCTGCAGGGGGTGCTACTGTTTTCCCCAGAGCGGGCGCTGTTGCATGGCCCATAAAG GGTTCGGCCGTGTTCTGGTACAATCTTCAACTAAATGGAAAGGGAGATTATCTGACCCAACACGCTGCCTGTCCTGTCCTGGTGGGGAGCAAATGGG TGGCTAACACATGGCTGCACGAGCGAGGACAGGAGTTCAGAAGACGCTGTGGTCTGCAAAGTTCCATCTGA
- the LOC130909514 gene encoding prolyl 4-hydroxylase subunit alpha-1-like isoform X2, giving the protein MEICCLLLILFGFSSAEDYYYTSIGQMTQLLYTEKDLLALLDKYIDAEQKKLDQMKRLAQKLANLSTFTVEDPKIVLGHPLNSFVFLKRLNRTWSELENLLFTDVSEEFVYNLRVRMKNFPDEVDQTGVAEALLRLQDTYKLDTDTLAKGDLPGTSRLLSTLTAEDCFFLSMVAYETLDFYHTVLWLSQALRQLEQGETPGTVNAVTILDYLSYSLYKQGDLERASEFTKQLLKIEPQNQRALDNLKYFDFHLEKQKTGQETPEPLKTGRATSNPVYERLCRGESLELTPRRQSRLFCRYHDNHGHPSLLIGPVKEEELWDQPRIVRYYDVANNDDTEIIKKLAKPRLMRSKVRDEKTNKILAIPSRISQNAWLGDFEYTVVDKLAKRMGDITGLDTSTAEMMQISDVPAGGATVFPRAGAVAWPIKGSAVFWYNLQLNGKGDYLTQHAACPVLVGSKWVANTWLHERGQEFRRRCGLQSSI; this is encoded by the exons ATGGAAATTTGTTGCCTGCTGTTGATCCTCTTCGGCTTCTCCTCGGCTGAAGATTATTACTACACTTCCATAG GTCAAATGACACAGCTGCTCTACACAGAGAAGGACTTGTTGGCCTTGCTGGACAAATACATTGATGCTGAGCAGAAGAAACTGGACCAGATGAAGAG GCTGGCTCAGAAGCTGGCCAACCTCTCGACATTTACCGTTGAAGACCCCAAAATCGTCTTGGGCCATCCTTTGAACTCCTTTGTTTTTCTGAAGAGGCTAAACCGCACATGGAGTGAGCTGGAGAATTTATTGTTTACCGACGTGTCTGAAG AATTTGTTTACAATCTCAGAGTCAGGATGAAAAACTTCCCAGATGAGGTTGACCAGACAGGTGTGGCCGAAGCCCTTCTGAGGCTGCAGGACACGTACAAGCTAGACACCGACACACTCGCCAAAGGGGACCTTCCTG GAACTTCCAGACTCCTCAGCACCCTTACTGCAGAAGACTGCTTCTTCCTGAGCATGGTGGCGTATGAGACGCTTGACTTCTACCACACAGTTCTGTGGCTATCCCAGGCTCTCCGGCAGCTGGAACAGGGCGAGACGCCCGGAACTGTGAATGCTGTCACAATCCTGGACTACCTCAGCTACTCCCTCTACAAGCAAGGAGATCTGGAGCGGGCCTCCGAGTTCACCAAGCAGCTGCTGAAGATTG agCCCCAAAACCAGCGAGCCCTTGATAACCTCAAGTACTTTGATTTCCACCTGGAAAAACAAAAGACAGGCCAGGAAACTCCAGAACCCCTCAAGACAGGACGAGCTACTTCCAACCCTGTGTATGAGCGGCTGTGTCGCGGCGAGAGCTTAGAGTTG ACACCAAGAAGACAGAGCAGACTCTTCTGTCGTTACCATGACAACCACGGCCATCCCAGCCTCCTGATAGGTCCTGTGAAAGAGGAAGAGTTGTGGGACCAACCCCGCATTGTCCGCTACTACGACGTGGCGAACAATGACGACACTGAAATAATCAAAAAGTTGGCCAAACCGAGA CTTATGCGCTCCAAAGTGCGAGACGAAAAGACCAACAAGATTTTAGCAATTCCGTCCAGAATCTCCCAAAA CGCCTGGCTGGGCGACTTTGAGTACACGGTTGTGGACAAGCTGGCCAAGAGAATGGGCGACATAACAGGCCTAGACACGTCCACCGCAGAAATGATGCAG ATAAGTGATGTACCTGCAGGGGGTGCTACTGTTTTCCCCAGAGCGGGCGCTGTTGCATGGCCCATAAAG GGTTCGGCCGTGTTCTGGTACAATCTTCAACTAAATGGAAAGGGAGATTATCTGACCCAACACGCTGCCTGTCCTGTCCTGGTGGGGAGCAAATGGG TGGCTAACACATGGCTGCACGAGCGAGGACAGGAGTTCAGAAGACGCTGTGGTCTGCAAAGTTCCATCTGA
- the LOC130909514 gene encoding prolyl 4-hydroxylase subunit alpha-1-like isoform X1, with protein sequence MEICCLLLILFGFSSAEDYYYTSIGQMTQLLYTEKDLLALLDKYIDAEQKKLDQMKRLAQKLANLSTFTVEDPKIVLGHPLNSFVFLKRLNRTWSELENLLFTDVSEEFVYNLRVRMKNFPDEVDQTGVAEALLRLQDTYKLDTDTLAKGDLPGTSRLLSTLTAEDCFFLSMVAYETLDFYHTVLWLSQALRQLEQGETPGTVNAVTILDYLSYSLYKQGDLERASEFTKQLLKIEPQNQRALDNLKYFDFHLEKQKTGQETPEPLKTGRATSNPVYERLCRGESLELTPRRQSRLFCRYHDNHGHPSLLIGPVKEEELWDQPRIVRYYDVANNDDTEIIKKLAKPRLMRSKVRDEKTNKILAIPSRISQNAWLGDFEYTVVDKLAKRMGDITGLDTSTAEMMQVANYGVGGQYEPHIDFVEDHVPEPYKELGTGNRIATWLLYISDVPAGGATVFPRAGAVAWPIKGSAVFWYNLQLNGKGDYLTQHAACPVLVGSKWVANTWLHERGQEFRRRCGLQSSI encoded by the exons ATGGAAATTTGTTGCCTGCTGTTGATCCTCTTCGGCTTCTCCTCGGCTGAAGATTATTACTACACTTCCATAG GTCAAATGACACAGCTGCTCTACACAGAGAAGGACTTGTTGGCCTTGCTGGACAAATACATTGATGCTGAGCAGAAGAAACTGGACCAGATGAAGAG GCTGGCTCAGAAGCTGGCCAACCTCTCGACATTTACCGTTGAAGACCCCAAAATCGTCTTGGGCCATCCTTTGAACTCCTTTGTTTTTCTGAAGAGGCTAAACCGCACATGGAGTGAGCTGGAGAATTTATTGTTTACCGACGTGTCTGAAG AATTTGTTTACAATCTCAGAGTCAGGATGAAAAACTTCCCAGATGAGGTTGACCAGACAGGTGTGGCCGAAGCCCTTCTGAGGCTGCAGGACACGTACAAGCTAGACACCGACACACTCGCCAAAGGGGACCTTCCTG GAACTTCCAGACTCCTCAGCACCCTTACTGCAGAAGACTGCTTCTTCCTGAGCATGGTGGCGTATGAGACGCTTGACTTCTACCACACAGTTCTGTGGCTATCCCAGGCTCTCCGGCAGCTGGAACAGGGCGAGACGCCCGGAACTGTGAATGCTGTCACAATCCTGGACTACCTCAGCTACTCCCTCTACAAGCAAGGAGATCTGGAGCGGGCCTCCGAGTTCACCAAGCAGCTGCTGAAGATTG agCCCCAAAACCAGCGAGCCCTTGATAACCTCAAGTACTTTGATTTCCACCTGGAAAAACAAAAGACAGGCCAGGAAACTCCAGAACCCCTCAAGACAGGACGAGCTACTTCCAACCCTGTGTATGAGCGGCTGTGTCGCGGCGAGAGCTTAGAGTTG ACACCAAGAAGACAGAGCAGACTCTTCTGTCGTTACCATGACAACCACGGCCATCCCAGCCTCCTGATAGGTCCTGTGAAAGAGGAAGAGTTGTGGGACCAACCCCGCATTGTCCGCTACTACGACGTGGCGAACAATGACGACACTGAAATAATCAAAAAGTTGGCCAAACCGAGA CTTATGCGCTCCAAAGTGCGAGACGAAAAGACCAACAAGATTTTAGCAATTCCGTCCAGAATCTCCCAAAA CGCCTGGCTGGGCGACTTTGAGTACACGGTTGTGGACAAGCTGGCCAAGAGAATGGGCGACATAACAGGCCTAGACACGTCCACCGCAGAAATGATGCAG GTGGCCAACTATGGAGTCGGGGGACAGTACGAACCACATATAGACTTTGTAGAG GATCATGTTCCAGAACCGTACAAAGAATTGGGCACAGGAAACCGCATTGCCACCTGGCTGCTTTAC ATAAGTGATGTACCTGCAGGGGGTGCTACTGTTTTCCCCAGAGCGGGCGCTGTTGCATGGCCCATAAAG GGTTCGGCCGTGTTCTGGTACAATCTTCAACTAAATGGAAAGGGAGATTATCTGACCCAACACGCTGCCTGTCCTGTCCTGGTGGGGAGCAAATGGG TGGCTAACACATGGCTGCACGAGCGAGGACAGGAGTTCAGAAGACGCTGTGGTCTGCAAAGTTCCATCTGA